The genomic DNA GGCGAGGACCTTTCCTATGTCGCGGCCTACTTCGGCCGCACCTGCCCGTAGACGAGAGGGACGGCATGAACCGCAGATCGATCCTCCGGAGCTTCGCCTACGCGGCGTTCTTCGCGTGCGTCCTCACCACCTCGTTCGCCTGCGGCGGAGGAGGGGGCGACGACACGCCGTCGGGCATCCTCACCGCGACGTTCACCCCGGACAATCCGAACCCCGGCGCGAACACCGTCTCGATGCAGGCGGGAAGCAGCTCGGCGACCGACTTCAACATCGACGTCTCGGTCACGCAGACCAACGACGTTTTCGGGGCGGCCTTCGACGTCACCTTCCCCAGCGCGAGCGTCTCCTACCAGTCGTTCGACATGACCGGCTCCCTGCTGAACGGCGCGGGGGTGACGGTCTCCACCACCGTCGATCCGTTCGCACCCGGGCGGCTGATCGTCGCCGTCACCCGCGTGCAGAACGTGGGCGGGACCGTTCCGAGCGTCGACGTGGGGGCGACCGCCAAGCTGATCACGCTGCGCTTCCGGGCGCGGACGGCTTTCCTGCCGACGGCGATCTCCTTCGACGCGACGCAGCCGCGGCAGGTCCGCAACGAGTTGAACCAGTCGATCCCGGTGACGTGGTCGTCCGGGTCGGCCGCCGCGGCCATCAACTGACCCGTCGTTCCCGGGCCCGGAGGATCACTTCGGGCCCGGGAACAGCTCCTCCCAGCCTTCGGGCTGTCCCTTCAGCCAGCGGTCGAACCAGGCGACGATCCCCCTCGACCAGACGACGCGTTTTCCGTGGTCGAGGATCCAGTGGTCCTGGCCGTCGACCGTCAGGAGCTCGACCGGGGCCCCCGCGAGCTTGAGCGCCGTATAGAACGACTCGCTCTCGCCGACGGGCACGTTGGTGTCCGCCGAGCCGTGCGTGAGCAGGATCGGCGTCTTCACCTTGTCCGCGCGGTAGAGCGGGCTGCGATCGACGAAGAGCTCCTTGTTGTTCCACGGGAACGACCCGGCCGCGCTGACCGCGCCGTACCAGTATCCCCAGTATCCCTCCCCCCAATACGTCGCGATCGAGGAGATCCCCGCGTGGGAGACGGCGGCGGCGTAGAGGTCCGATTTCGTGACGAGCAGCATCGTCATGAACCCGCCGTACGACGCCCCGATGCACCCGACGCGCTTCGCGTCGACCGCCGGGTGCGCCTCGAGGAACCGGCGCGTCCCCTCGAGGATCTCCTCGGAGGTCGCCGCCCCCCAGTCGTTGACGTGAGCGGCCGAGAAGGCCTGCCCGTAGCCGACCGCCCCCGAGGGCTGCGGCACGTACACGACGTACCCCTGCGAGGCCCACCACTCCTTCGGGTACCGCCCGCCCCACTCGCGCGACACGGGGGTCACGCCGCCGTAGAAGTTCACGATCGCGGGATACGACCCCTTGCGGCTCGCGTCGTAGCCCGGCGGGAAGTAGACCCGGCCGTCGATCGTGCGTCCGTTCGCCGCCTTGAAGACGAACGGCGCGACCGTCCCCTTGCGGGTCGAGGCGAGCGCCTCGACCGCGGGGGCCGCGAGGACGCGCGCCGGCCCGCCGGCCAGATCGACCGCGACCACGCGCTCGGGTTCCCACGGCGACGAGCCGGCGATCACGGCGACCGGGGCGTGGGTGGCGAACGCGACGTTCTCGGTCACGTCCACGCCGGCGTCGAGCTTCGTGAACCGCTTCGAGGCGGGCTCCCAGCGCCACAACCCCTCGAAGTCCTTCTCCGCGGCCTCGAAGTAGATGTTCCCGTCCGCGACGTTCCACTGGACCGCGAGCACCGACGGGTCGAACCCCTTCGTGATCGGCTCGGCCGATCCGCTCACGGGGTCCCACACGTAGAGGTCGCCTTCGGCCTCGCTGGGGATCACCCCCGGCTTCACCGCGTGTCCGAGGGAGTCGAACTCCGACGGGCCGCCGCGCACGAGGATGCGGCGGCCGTCCGACGACCAGGCGACGGCGTCGGTGCCCCAGCCGTCCCGGAGCTTGCGGGAGGCGAGGGTCGCGAGGTCGACCTCCCACAGCTCGTTGCGCGAATACGGACGCCGCTCGAGGTCCTCGACGTTGCGGAGGAACAGCAGGCGGGCGCCGTCGGGGGAGATCGACGCGGCCGACGAGGTCAACGAGCCCGCGGTGAGGCGCCGCCGCATGCCGGTGGCGACGTCGAGGACGTGCAGCACCTGTTTGTCCCGCCAGCCGGCCTGCCGGTCCTGCAGGTTGATCCGCAGCTTGACGCCGCGCTTGTCGGGCTCGGCCTTCGCGGTCGTCGCGTAGACGACGCGGGACGCGTCGGGCGCCCACAGGTACCCCGCGAACGCCTCGACCCGCTCGAGCAGGGGCGACGTCGCCCCGGAGTCGAGGTCGGCGACCCACAACGTCGACAGCCGCTTGTCCCCCTGGGTCTCGGAGGTCACGTAGCTCAGGCGCGTTCCCTTCGGCACCCAGGCGACCTGCGACACCGGGAGACCGCGCCACGAGCGCTCGACCGCGCCGTTCCTCACGGAGCGCACCTCGAGCCACGACTCGGCGTCGTCGGTCCCCGGAAGCACGCGTTTCCAGGTGATCGCCACGCGCGCGCCGTCGGGCGAGACCGCAAGCCCCTCCGCATTGGGCACGTCGAGGACGTCCAGGATCTCGAGGGTTCTCTCGGGATCGACGCCCGGGACCACCGCCTCGGCGCCCTTGAGGACCGCACCGACGCTCCACTCCCCGGCGCGCCCGGGGTCGTAGACGGTCTGGACGAGGAGCACGTGCGTGCCGGTGGGCAGGCGCAGCTTCCCCTTCGCCTCCGACTCGGGCCCCTCGGTTGCCGTCCCGCCGGTGGCGACCGGCTCTCCGTCGAGCCACGCACGGCGGGGGTGGCGTCCGACGAGCTCGAGGTCGGCGGCGACGAAACGTCCGGTCGTGAGATGCACCGAAAGCCAGGCGATCGCGGGAGTCTTCGGGTCGGGCGGGGTCAGGACGACCGCCCCTCCCTGCCCGGCGTCGGACCGTTTCCATCCCAGCGCGTCGCCCGCCGCGGGGCGCGGGAACCCCCGCGGGAGGACCTCCTGCGCGAGCATCTCGGCGACGCCGAACTTCCCGCCCGGCTCGTCGGCGAAGGCGGGGAACGGCGCCCGGCGCGGCTCGAGCAGGAGCCAGGCGGGCACCGGCTTCGCGGGGACGTCGCTCACGGGCGCGTCCGCCGCGACGGCGGGAACGGCGTGGGCCGCGAACACCGCGGCGAGCAGCCACGACGAGGCTCGGCGCATGGGAGTTCCTTTCGGGAATGGCCTACGAGCATGGGGACCGTGAAGATACCATCCGCGGGCCCATGAAGCGGACCGCGATCGCAGCCTCACTGGCGGGGGTTCTCGCGCTGGCGAGGCCGGCGTCCGCGGACCGTTTCCGGCTGCTCGACGACCCCCAGGAAGCCGCCCGGGTCCGCGTCCGGATGATCCACGAGGCGCGGGCGTCGATCGACGCCATGTACTTCATCGTCGGCGACGACTCGGTATCGCTCGCGGTGCTCACGCTGCTTCGCGACGCCGCGCGGCGGGGCGTCGCGGTGCGCCTCGTCGTCGACGGCCACTTCAACCGGATCCCGAAGGAAGTGCAGGCCCAGCTCATCGACGAGGGGGTCCAGATCCGCGAGTACCACCCCTTCCGGCTCTACAAACCCCGCTGGTGGTCGCGTCGCCTGCACGACAAGTTGCTCGTCACCGACGGCGCGCGGCTCGTCACGGGCGGCCGGAACATCGAATCGCCGTATTACGGCCGGGGCGAGGAGGTCGGCCGCCGCGACTACCTCGACCGCGACGCGTGGGTCGAGGGGGGCTCCGCGGCGAACGCGAGCGCCTATTTCGATGCGCTCTGGAACGGGCCGAAGGTCCGCAAGGCCAACCTCGCGCAATTCAAGCGCTCGAGGCTCGAAAAGCGCTGCGAGCTCCTCCCGGCGGAAGCCGACCGCGACCGTTGCGAGCGGCTCCGGACGGAGGCGCTCGCCGATCTCCACGCCGCGGACCGCCTCCTCGACGACCATCGCGACCGCCTCGAGCGGAACCCCTGGTTCACCTCCGATCGCCCGGTCGGCGAGGGGAGCGCGGAGGTCGGTCCCGTGCGGTTCGTGCACGACCCCGCCGCGGGGAAAAGCCCCGGGGACGGCATCGGCGCGGCGCTCCTCGAGCTTCTCGATCGAGCGGAGACCTCGGTCGTCATCGAGTCGCCGTACCTCGTCCCGTCGAAGGCCCTCCGGGAGGGGCTGAAGCGTGCCGTCGCCCGCGGCGTTCGGGTGCGCATCCTCACGAACTCCCTGGCCGTGACCGACAATCTGCTCGCCCAGGCGGGGTACGTGGGAGACAAGGACAACGTGGTCCGCTGGGGGATCGAGTTGTGGGAATACGCCGGACCCGAGTGCCTCCACTCGAAGTCGGCGGTCTTCGACGGGCGCTGGGTCGTGGTGGGCTCGTTCAACCTCGACCCCCGTTCGGAGTTCCTCAACACCGAGACCGCGGTGATCGTCGACGACCCCGACGCGGCGAACGTCGCGAGCCTCGCCATGGACGCCCACCTGGCTCGCGCGTACCGCATCGACCCCCGGGGGAAACCCGTCCCCGGCCCCGTCGAACCCGAGGAGGTCGGCTGCGGCAAGCGCATGCAGCTCGGATTGCTTCGCCTGCTCGCGCCGTTCATCCGGAAGCAGATCTGAGTCCTGCGGGGGCGGCCACCGTGAAAAAAGTTGGGCCCGCGCCGGGGGGGTGGCGCGGGCCCTGGCAGGAAGAGGAGGGTGGAAGACCTGGGACATGGAGGAATACGCCGGAAGAGCGATTTCGTTGCTCGCTTCGGCGACGACCGCGGATTTCGTGCAGCGGGGTAAAAAGCGGGCGAGCGGAACTGACGTCCCGCCCGCCTCGAGTATGGGGAGGTCAGATGGACTTCTACGCCGGGGTGCGGCATCGACCCAAGCCCGGAAAATGCCGACCTCGGAGATCTGCTGCATTGGACCCGCGTTTCGCTGCAAAACGTTGCTTCAACGGCATGACCTTGGTGGAGCGGGAAGTTCCGGGTTAGCCTCGTCTGCAGGAGACGCCATGAAACCCTGCATCCCGTTCATCCTCGGCGCGGCTCTGATCGCCAACGCTCCCCCCGCCATCGCGGAAGAGAAGCCCGCCCCCGTGAAGTCCGTCGGGAAGGTCTCGAAGGACATCTGGGAGGACACGAAGGCGGTCGGCAAGGACATCGGCAAGGGCGCGACCGAGTTGGGGAAGGACACCGCCGAGGTGTCCAAGGACGTCTGGAAGAAGGTGAGCAAGGCGTCGGTCGCCGCCGCGAAGGACGTCCGCGACGCGACGGTTCAATTCTGGAACGCCAAGATCGTGGGCAAGGAGCGCGAGCGCGACCGGCTCAAGAAAGAAAACGCCAAGCTGCGCGAGGAGACGGAGTGACCGGTCGCCTCGCTCGGATCGCCTTCACCGCCGTCCTCGTCTCGTGCGGAAGCGACGAGCGCCGCCCCGCCCAGGACCTGATCGACCGCGAGAAGGACCCCGAGGCCCGTCGGGAGCTCGAAGCGATCCGCGATGCCGTCGAGCGCGAGATGCGGGAGCGGGAGGCCGCCCTCGACCGCGAGATCGAGCGGCTCCGCGAGGAAAACGCCGAGCTCAGGGAGAAGGCGGCGAGGTAGCGGTCCTCGGCTGCGCCAACAGGCCGAGAAACCGCAGCGTCCCCTCGCCCAGCGGAACCCCCTCGCGAATCGCGCGCGCGTAGCGGATCGGCGGCACGCCCGCGATCCGCGCGCGCCGCACCGGGGCTCCCTTTCCTTCGCTGTCGAACGCGATCGCGGGAACCAGCGCCACGCCCACACCGGCCGCGACGAAGCGGCGTACCAACGAGAGGTTTCCGACCTCCACGGTGGGGCGGAAGGGAATCCCCTCCGCCTCGAAGGCCCGCTCCACGTGACGCCGGAACTCCGAACCGGGCTGGAGGGAGACGAACCGCTCCGCCGCGAGATCCTCGAGGGTGCGGGGCCCCCGCGGAAGGCGGCGTGCGGCGGGGACGAGGAGGTCGATGGGGCTCTCCAGCAGCGGTTCGAATGCGAGCCCGGGAATCCCCGGCGCCGCGGGTCCGCGCGCCACCAGCGCCACGTCGATCTCGCCGTCGCGCAAGGCCTGGAGCAGTCGGGGCGTGGGCCCCTCCAACAGGCGCACGCCCAGCGCCCGCTCCCGCGAGAGAAGCTCGGCGAGGACCCGGGGCAGCAGCTCCCTTCCCAGTGCGTCCCCCGCCCCCACGCGGATCTCCCCCGGTCCGGAGACCGGGACGCCGGCGGCGACGTCGAGCGCCTCGAGCGAGCGAAGCGCCGCCTCCGCGAGCGGGAGCAGGCGGGCCCCCTCGGGGGTCAGCGTCATCCCGCGGGCGCCGCGACGAAACAACTTCGTGTCCCAGGCCCGCTCGAGGGCGGAGAGGCGCGCGCTGAGGCTGGGCTGGGTCCGTCCGAGCTCGGCCGCCGCGCGCACCACGCTTCCGGTGCGGGCGGTCGCGACGAAGGCCCGGAGGGCCGGGGCGTCGGTTCGCGGATCGGGGAGCGGCACGGAGCCCATGATATCGAAGTATCCGATTGGTCTGATCCATAGAATCGATTGGTTCGATGGGTCGCGCCGGCGCTACCCTGCGCCTCTTCCCGGAGGTTTCCGATGGTCCAAAGGCTCGAGATCGGCCTGAAGCCCGGGCGGCGCGACCCGCGGGGCGAGGACGTCGCCCGCACGGTGCGCGGGTTTCTCGGCATCCCCGTCGAGCGGATCCGCACCCGCGACGTTTACCGCATCGACGCGGAGATCACGGTGGAGGAGGCCCGTCGGGTCCTTCACGAGCTGACCGACCCGGTCCTTCAGACCGGCGCCCTCGGCCGGATCGACGACGGCCCGTTCGATCGGGCGATCGAGGTGGCGTTCAAGCCGGGGGTGACCGACCCGGTCGGCAAGTCCGCGCGGATCGCCGTCGAGGACACGCTCGGGCGGAAGCTCCCGGAGGGGGCCGCCGTCTTCACCTCGACCCTCTACCTCTGCGACGGCGTCGACGCCGGCGAGGCCGAGCGCATCGCGCTCGAGCTCCTCGCGAATCCGGTCATCCAGACGGTGACCCTGCAGCCGTACGCGGCGTGGCGGGAATCCGCGCCGGACGTCTCGGTCCCCCGCGTCGCCGCGCACTCCCGGCCGCTCGCGGAGCGGGTCTCGCTCGCGGGAGACGACGACGCGCTGATGGAGCTGAGTCGTCGACGCCTGCTCGCGCTGACCCTCGCCGAGATGCGTGCCGTGCGCGACCACTTCCGCGCCGCCGCCGCCGATCCGCGCCGTGCCGCGTTGGGCCTGGGGGCCGATCCCACCGACGTGGAGATCGAGGCGATCGCCCAGACCTGGAGCGAGCACTGCAAGCACAAGATCTTCAACGCGACGATCACCTACGAGGAGCCGGGCGGCGCCCCCGAGGTCGTGCGCTCGCTGTTCAAGACCTACGTGCGCGGCGCGACCGACGCGGTCGGGGCGGACTGGCTCGTCTCCGTCTTCCACGACAACGCCGGGGTCGTCGCCTTCGACGGGCGGGACCACCTCGTCTACAAGGTCGAGACCCACAACTCCCCCTCCGCGCTCGACCCGTACGGAGGCGCGATGACCGGGATCGTCGGAGTGAACCGCGATCCCTTCGGGACCGGGCTCGGCGCCGACCTGCTCGCCAACGTCTGGGGGTACTGCTTCGCCTCCCCGTACCACGACGGCCCGCTTCCCAGGGGGCTGCTCCACCCCCGCCGCATCCGCGACGGGGTGCACCACGGCGTGATCGACGGAGGAAACCAGAGCGGGATCCCCTACGGGCGCGGCTGGGAGGTCTTCGACGCACGTTTCCTCGGGAAGCCCCTGGTCTTCTGCGGCACGGTCGGGCGGCTCCCGGCGACGATCGCGGGACGTCCGGGACACGAGAAGGGAGCGCGGCCGGGGGACCTCATCGTGATGTGCGGAGGCCGCATCGGCGCGGACGGGATCCACGGCGCGACCTTCTCCTCCGCCGCGCTCGACGAGTCCGCCCCGATCCAGGCGGTGCAGATCGGCGACCCGATCACCCAGAAACGGATGTTCGACTTCCTCACGGAGGCGCGCGACCTCGGCCTCTACGAGGCGATCACCGACAACGGCGCCGGCGGACTGTCCTCGTCGATCGGCGAGATGGCGGAGGTCCCCGGAGGCGCGGAGCTCGACCTCGCGAAGGCCCCGCTCAAGTACGCCGGCCTCGCCCCCTGGGAGATCCTGCTCTCCGAGGCGCAGGAGCGGATGTCGCTGGCGGTCGCTCCTTCGAAGATCGACGCGTTCCTCGCCCTCGCGCGGCGCCGCGAGGTCGAGGCGTGCGTCCTCGGCACGTTCACCGACTCCGGACACTTCCACGTGCGCCACGGCGACGAGACGGTCGCGTTCCTGCAGATGGAGTTCCTGCACGAGGGGGATCCCGACCTCGACCTGCGCGCGCGCTGGGCGGCGCCGACCTGGCCGGAGCCCCCGACCGTCGATCGCGGCCCGCTCGGGAAGGCGCTCGCCGGGATGGTCTCCCGCCTCAACCTCGCCTCCGGCGAGGCCAAGGCCCGCCACTACGACCACGAGGTCAAGGGGCTCACCGTCGTGAAACCGTGGGTGGGGGTGAAGTCCGACGTCCCCTCGGAGGCGTCGGTCTTCCTCGCGCGCCACGGCGGCCGACGCGGCTACGTCCTCTCCGAAGGGGTGAATCCCTTCTACTCGGACCTCGACACGTACTGGATGGCGATGTCGGTGGTCGACGAAGCGGTGCGCAAGCAGCTTTGCGCCGGGGCGACCCTCGACCGCATCGCGCTGCTGGACAACTTCTGCTGGCCCGACCCGGTCGAATCCCCTTCGGTCCCCGACGGCGCCTACAAGGCGGCGCAGCTCGTGCGGGCGTGCCGCGGCCTCGCCGACGCGGTGAAGGCCTACGCCGCGCCGCTGGTCTCCGGCAAGGACTCGATGAAGAACGACTCGACGATGGGCGGCGTGCGGATCTCGGTCCCGCCGACCCTGCTCGTCTCGGCGATCGGCCAGATCCCCGACGCCGCCGAGGCGCTGTCGCTCGACCTCAAGGCGCCCGGCGACGTCGTCTACCTCCTCGGGACGACGCGCGACGAGACCGGCGGCAGCGAGTACCTCCGGTGGCTGGGAGTGTGCGACGGTGCGTCGCTCGAGACGGGGAAGCCCGCCCCCTACGTAGGGAACAAGGTCCCGAAGCTCGACCCCGCCGAGACCCTGCCGCTCTACCGCGCCCTCGAAGGCTCCGTCCGCGCAGGGATCGTCCGCTCGGCATCCACCCCCGCGAAGGGGGGCCTCGCCCTCGCCCTCGTGCGCAAGGCGATGGCCGGGGAGCTGGGGCTCGACCTCGATCTCGCGCCCTGTCCCGACCTCGCGGCGCTCCCCGCGGACGTCGCGATGTTCTCCGAGTCGAACGGACGCTTCGTGGTCACCGTCGCCGCCGACGACGCCGCGGCCTTCGAGCGGCGGTTCGCGGGGCTTGCCTGCCGGCGTGCCGGCGTCGTGACCGCCGCGGCGCGCCTGCGCGTCCGCAACGGCGACCTCGTGCTCCTCGACGAGGACGTGCTCGCACTCAAGAAGGCCTGGAAGGA from Candidatus Polarisedimenticolaceae bacterium includes the following:
- a CDS encoding prolyl oligopeptidase family serine peptidase — its product is MRRASSWLLAAVFAAHAVPAVAADAPVSDVPAKPVPAWLLLEPRRAPFPAFADEPGGKFGVAEMLAQEVLPRGFPRPAAGDALGWKRSDAGQGGAVVLTPPDPKTPAIAWLSVHLTTGRFVAADLELVGRHPRRAWLDGEPVATGGTATEGPESEAKGKLRLPTGTHVLLVQTVYDPGRAGEWSVGAVLKGAEAVVPGVDPERTLEILDVLDVPNAEGLAVSPDGARVAITWKRVLPGTDDAESWLEVRSVRNGAVERSWRGLPVSQVAWVPKGTRLSYVTSETQGDKRLSTLWVADLDSGATSPLLERVEAFAGYLWAPDASRVVYATTAKAEPDKRGVKLRINLQDRQAGWRDKQVLHVLDVATGMRRRLTAGSLTSSAASISPDGARLLFLRNVEDLERRPYSRNELWEVDLATLASRKLRDGWGTDAVAWSSDGRRILVRGGPSEFDSLGHAVKPGVIPSEAEGDLYVWDPVSGSAEPITKGFDPSVLAVQWNVADGNIYFEAAEKDFEGLWRWEPASKRFTKLDAGVDVTENVAFATHAPVAVIAGSSPWEPERVVAVDLAGGPARVLAAPAVEALASTRKGTVAPFVFKAANGRTIDGRVYFPPGYDASRKGSYPAIVNFYGGVTPVSREWGGRYPKEWWASQGYVVYVPQPSGAVGYGQAFSAAHVNDWGAATSEEILEGTRRFLEAHPAVDAKRVGCIGASYGGFMTMLLVTKSDLYAAAVSHAGISSIATYWGEGYWGYWYGAVSAAGSFPWNNKELFVDRSPLYRADKVKTPILLTHGSADTNVPVGESESFYTALKLAGAPVELLTVDGQDHWILDHGKRVVWSRGIVAWFDRWLKGQPEGWEELFPGPK
- a CDS encoding phospholipase D family protein, yielding MKRTAIAASLAGVLALARPASADRFRLLDDPQEAARVRVRMIHEARASIDAMYFIVGDDSVSLAVLTLLRDAARRGVAVRLVVDGHFNRIPKEVQAQLIDEGVQIREYHPFRLYKPRWWSRRLHDKLLVTDGARLVTGGRNIESPYYGRGEEVGRRDYLDRDAWVEGGSAANASAYFDALWNGPKVRKANLAQFKRSRLEKRCELLPAEADRDRCERLRTEALADLHAADRLLDDHRDRLERNPWFTSDRPVGEGSAEVGPVRFVHDPAAGKSPGDGIGAALLELLDRAETSVVIESPYLVPSKALREGLKRAVARGVRVRILTNSLAVTDNLLAQAGYVGDKDNVVRWGIELWEYAGPECLHSKSAVFDGRWVVVGSFNLDPRSEFLNTETAVIVDDPDAANVASLAMDAHLARAYRIDPRGKPVPGPVEPEEVGCGKRMQLGLLRLLAPFIRKQI
- a CDS encoding LysR family transcriptional regulator codes for the protein MPLPDPRTDAPALRAFVATARTGSVVRAAAELGRTQPSLSARLSALERAWDTKLFRRGARGMTLTPEGARLLPLAEAALRSLEALDVAAGVPVSGPGEIRVGAGDALGRELLPRVLAELLSRERALGVRLLEGPTPRLLQALRDGEIDVALVARGPAAPGIPGLAFEPLLESPIDLLVPAARRLPRGPRTLEDLAAERFVSLQPGSEFRRHVERAFEAEGIPFRPTVEVGNLSLVRRFVAAGVGVALVPAIAFDSEGKGAPVRRARIAGVPPIRYARAIREGVPLGEGTLRFLGLLAQPRTATSPPSP
- a CDS encoding AIR synthase-related protein, with the translated sequence MVQRLEIGLKPGRRDPRGEDVARTVRGFLGIPVERIRTRDVYRIDAEITVEEARRVLHELTDPVLQTGALGRIDDGPFDRAIEVAFKPGVTDPVGKSARIAVEDTLGRKLPEGAAVFTSTLYLCDGVDAGEAERIALELLANPVIQTVTLQPYAAWRESAPDVSVPRVAAHSRPLAERVSLAGDDDALMELSRRRLLALTLAEMRAVRDHFRAAAADPRRAALGLGADPTDVEIEAIAQTWSEHCKHKIFNATITYEEPGGAPEVVRSLFKTYVRGATDAVGADWLVSVFHDNAGVVAFDGRDHLVYKVETHNSPSALDPYGGAMTGIVGVNRDPFGTGLGADLLANVWGYCFASPYHDGPLPRGLLHPRRIRDGVHHGVIDGGNQSGIPYGRGWEVFDARFLGKPLVFCGTVGRLPATIAGRPGHEKGARPGDLIVMCGGRIGADGIHGATFSSAALDESAPIQAVQIGDPITQKRMFDFLTEARDLGLYEAITDNGAGGLSSSIGEMAEVPGGAELDLAKAPLKYAGLAPWEILLSEAQERMSLAVAPSKIDAFLALARRREVEACVLGTFTDSGHFHVRHGDETVAFLQMEFLHEGDPDLDLRARWAAPTWPEPPTVDRGPLGKALAGMVSRLNLASGEAKARHYDHEVKGLTVVKPWVGVKSDVPSEASVFLARHGGRRGYVLSEGVNPFYSDLDTYWMAMSVVDEAVRKQLCAGATLDRIALLDNFCWPDPVESPSVPDGAYKAAQLVRACRGLADAVKAYAAPLVSGKDSMKNDSTMGGVRISVPPTLLVSAIGQIPDAAEALSLDLKAPGDVVYLLGTTRDETGGSEYLRWLGVCDGASLETGKPAPYVGNKVPKLDPAETLPLYRALEGSVRAGIVRSASTPAKGGLALALVRKAMAGELGLDLDLAPCPDLAALPADVAMFSESNGRFVVTVAADDAAAFERRFAGLACRRAGVVTAAARLRVRNGDLVLLDEDVLALKKAWKEALADA